One window of the Rosa rugosa chromosome 3, drRosRugo1.1, whole genome shotgun sequence genome contains the following:
- the LOC133741110 gene encoding BEL1-like homeodomain protein 3, translated as MATYFQNLSNQNLLTPYPGDEKLASYPEQPSNMMMYMNQASYPGSYTDVLSGGSFSPNKCSESDGGRNEMMFIPPTSVPVRDCVGGDSLIGSPDGKRGIQDHGLSLSLATQIPPAVSVPSFQYQYLNSSLPSVLSTSQILGKGEFQCKGDDYSQSDEFRNFENLTSGLYDSLKTQNFSNPMCSMVPKEMHSEAYLYDSLGFSKSLLNTKYLKAAQQLLDEVVNVRKALKQSRSNKHQRTDGSKETDGIRMSSDPSEPSAVSSVELSPVERQDLQNKKTKLLSMLDEVDRRYKQYYHQMQNVVAFFDKAAGNGAAGPYTALALQAISRHFRSLHDAIKGQIQASQRSLGEKDTPSDAQGEVIPRLRYVDQQLRQQRAFQQHGVMQHSWRPQRGLPESSVAILRAWLFEHFLLPYPKDSEKVMLARQTGLTRNQVANWFINARVRLWKPMIEEMYKEEFGEEMDSKSSPENVLKEARVEFSASEDRRDELRESLISTTADSIEPGQLHDSKSGITKLQDHGQRPNADDRSVYLDANENAVATYDMSGLGNAVGSEVSLALELRHCEEHDGFPAPNGSEVRGNDPEASLDCYYGDPGQQQYSCAEFGCL; from the exons ATGGCTAcatatttccaaaatttaaGTAATCAAAATTTGTTGACCCCCTATCCAGGGGATGAGAAGCTTGCTTCTTATCCTGAACAGCCTAGTAACATGATGATGTATATGAATCAAGCTTCATATCCCGGATCCTACACCGATGTCTTGTCCGGTGGCTCTTTCTCCCCCAACAAATGTTCTGAGTCTGATGGTGGTAGGAATGAAATGATGTTTATTCCACCTACAAGTGTCCCGGTCAGAGATTGTGTGGGTGGGGATTCATTGATAGGGTCTCCTGATGGCAAACGTGGTATTCAGGATCATGGATTGTCTCTTAGCCTTGCCACACAAATTCCACCTGCAGTTTCTGTTCCTTCGTTTCAGTACCAGTATCTGAATTCAAGTCTCCCTTCGGTTTTGAGCACTTCTCAAATCCTAGGGAAGGGAGAATTTCAATGTAAAGGTGATGATTACAGCCAAAGTGACGAGTTTAGAAACTTTGAAAATTTGACATCTGGCTTATATGACTCTCTCAAAACACAGAATTTCTCCAATCCTATGTGCTCCATGGTCCCCAAAGAAATGCATTCCGAAGCATACTTGTATGACTCATTAGGTTTTTCAAAGTCTTTATTAAACACCAAGTACCTCAAGGCAGCTCAGCAATTGCTTGATGAAGTGGTAAATGTACGAAAGGCTTTGAAGCAGTCTAGATCGAACAAACATCAAAGAACAGACGGTTCGAAAGAGACTGACGGGATAAGAATGTCATCCGACCCTAGTGAGCCAAGCGCCGTATCTTCTGTTGAGTTATCACCAGTAGAAAGGCAGGATTTACAGAACAAGAAGACCAAACTTTTGTCCATGTTGGATGAG GTAGATAGAAGATACAAGCAATATTACCATCAAATGCAAAACGTGGTGGCATTTTTTGACAAGGCAGCTGGGAATGGGGCTGCCGGACCATACACAGCACTAGCTCTACAAGCAATTTCCCGTCATTTTCGCAGTTTGCATGATGCAATCAAGGGCCAGATTCAAGCGTCACAGAGAAGCCTGGGAGAGAAAGATACTCCATCAGATGCTCAAGGAGAAGTAATACCTCGCCTCCGTTACGTGGACCAGCAGCTCAGACAGCAGAGGGCATTTCAGCAGCATGGTGTAATGCAACATTCTTGGAGACCTCAAAGGGGACTTCCTGAAAGCTCTGTTGCAATCCTTCGCGCTTGGTTATTTGAGCACTTCCTTCTCCC TTACCCAAAGGATTCTGAAAAGGTTATGCTAGCAAGGCAGACTGGCTTAACCAGAAATCAG GTTGCCAACTGGTTTATTAATGCAAGGGTACGTCTTTGGAAGCCCATGATTGAGGAAATGTACAAAGAAGAATTTGGTGAAGAGATGGATTCGAAATCTTCACCAGAAAATGTGCTAAAAGAAGCCAGAGTTGAATTCTCAGCATCTGAGGATAGGAGAGATGAGTTGCGGGAAAGCCTGATTTCTACAACTGCTGATAGTATTGAACCAGGGCAACTGCATGACTCGAAGTCTGGAATAACAAAGTTACAAGATCATGGTCAAAGGCCTAATGCAGACGACCGTAGTGTTTATCTTGATGCAAACGAGAATGCTGTTGCTACATATGATATGTCAGGGTTGGGGAATGCAGTTGGTAGTGAGGTCTCACTTGCATTGGAGTTGCGGCATTGTGAGGAACATGATGGATTTCCAGCACCTAATGGATCCGAAGTAAGAGGTAACGATCCAGAAGCTTCTTTGGATTGTTATTATGGAGATCCAGGGCAGCAGCAATACAG CTGTGCCGAATTCGGTTGCCTATAG
- the LOC133740473 gene encoding ubiquitin-conjugating enzyme 15, translating to MTSSSAASRKALSKIACNRLQKELVEWQLNPPAGFKHKVTDNLQRWVIEVTGAPGTLYANEMYQLQVDFPEHYPMEAPQVIFLPPAPQHPHIYSNGHICLDILYDSWSPAMTVSSICISILSMLSSSPAKQRPADNDRYVKNCRNGRSPKETRWWFHDDKV from the exons ATGACCAGCTCCTCTGCCGCTTCACGCAAG GCTTTAAGCAAGATCGCCTGCAATCGGCTCCAGAAGGAGCTCGTGGAGTGGCAGTTGAATCCTCCGGCCGGATTCAAGCACAAAGTCACTGATAATCTTCAAAG atGGGTGATTGAAGTGACCGGAGCTCCGGGGACTCTGTACGCCAATGAAATGTATCAGCTCCAAGTTGATTTTCCGGAGCATTATCCCATGGAAGCTCCACAG GTGATTTTTCTCCCTCCAGCTCCTCAGCATCCCCACATTTATAGCAATGGCCATATCTGTTTAG ATATATTATATGACTCATGGTCTCCAGCCATGACTGTCAGTTCTATCTGTATCAGCATTCTCTCCATGTTGTCAAGTTCCCCTGCAAAG CAACGCCCAGCGGATAATGATCGATATGTGAAGAACTGTAGAAATGGCAGATCTCCCAAGGAGACGAGGTGGTGGTTCCATGATGACAAGGTGTAA